The genomic window TTTGTGTCCCCAGTGGTCGAAGCTGGTTTATCGGCCTCGGCGTGCTTTTTGTACGAATCGCTGCGATAATCGGTCTGATAGAAGCCCGAGCCTTTGAACATGATCGCCGCTCCCGTTCCGATCAGCCGGCGCAGTTTCCTTTTGCCGCATTTGGGGCACTTCTTCAGCGGATCAGCGGTAATCGATTGAAACTGCTCGAACTCGTGATCGCAAGCGTCGCAGACATAATCGTACGTGGGCATGCCGATTCACTCTTTCTTCGAAACGATCACTTGCGCCGGTCGCACCACGCGGTCGTGCAGATGAAAGCCCGTTTGCACCACGTTTAGCACCGTGTTTTCCGGCTTCTTCGGGTCGGCTTGCTGCATGACGGCGTTGTGTTGGGCCGGATCAAACGGCTGGCCGACAGCCTCAATTGGCTTGCAGTGGTGCTGCTCCAGCAAAGTGTCTAGTTGCTGGCTCACCATTTTGATGCCCGACAATAGCGCTCCCGCATCGGCGTTCTTGCCCGCTGCGTCGATCGCCCGATGAATGTTGTCTAGCACCGGCAGCAGGTCGCGCAGCAAGTTGATTTCCGCATAGCGGCGCTCGTCGTCCAACTCTCGTCGGGCGCGTTTGCGATAATTATCCAACTCCGCCTGGGCCCGCAGCATTTTGTCCCGCGCCTCAGCCATGTCGGCGCGCACCACGTCCATTTCCTGGTCCGAGGTCAATTCCGGCGTCGCCGCCTCGCCCAGCACAATTTTGTCGAAGCTGTCGTCATTCCCAGCGTCCGCGCGGGGTTGATCCCGATCGTTCGATTTAGATTCGTTACCCACGCTTTTTCTCCTTCCGCTGTTCTTCCTCCGCCGGCACAAAATAGTCCTTCAGCTTTTCCAGGAACGACTTGCGGTGCGGACTGACATTGGTTTT from Pirellulales bacterium includes these protein-coding regions:
- a CDS encoding zinc ribbon domain-containing protein, whose protein sequence is MPTYDYVCDACDHEFEQFQSITADPLKKCPKCGKRKLRRLIGTGAAIMFKGSGFYQTDYRSDSYKKHAEADKPASTTGDTKSQSKTVGKTDSGASGVKTESKPAAETSGGKSEGKKSPAKKKP
- the grpE gene encoding nucleotide exchange factor GrpE — encoded protein: MGNESKSNDRDQPRADAGNDDSFDKIVLGEAATPELTSDQEMDVVRADMAEARDKMLRAQAELDNYRKRARRELDDERRYAEINLLRDLLPVLDNIHRAIDAAGKNADAGALLSGIKMVSQQLDTLLEQHHCKPIEAVGQPFDPAQHNAVMQQADPKKPENTVLNVVQTGFHLHDRVVRPAQVIVSKKE